From Deltaproteobacteria bacterium, a single genomic window includes:
- a CDS encoding HIT domain-containing protein, translated as MSGFSIHPQLLSDCHLIGKFDFCWLLLHKNSALPWFILVPQTEVSDLLDLPPALRTTAMNEAARLSGFIKKTLAYPKINFAAIGNVVPQLHLHVVGRTPGDACWPAPVWGHLGDASEYSQTRIAEIRALLVDHCGLMQL; from the coding sequence ATGAGCGGATTCTCGATCCACCCGCAGCTGTTGAGCGATTGCCATTTGATCGGCAAGTTCGATTTCTGTTGGTTATTGCTGCACAAAAATAGCGCGCTGCCTTGGTTCATCTTAGTGCCGCAAACCGAAGTGTCGGACTTGCTCGATCTGCCTCCGGCTTTGCGCACGACGGCGATGAACGAGGCGGCGCGGCTTTCAGGCTTCATCAAAAAAACTCTCGCCTATCCAAAAATCAATTTCGCGGCCATCGGCAACGTCGTGCCGCAACTGCACCTGCATGTCGTCGGACGAACGCCGGGCGATGCTTGCTGGCCGGCGCCGGTGTGGGGCCATCTCGGCGATGCTTCAGAGTATTCGCAGACGAGAATTGCCGAGATCAGGGCGCTATTGGTCGATCACTGCGGATTGATGCAGCTTTAA
- a CDS encoding thiolase family protein, with translation MRRKKVCFVGYGSTEYSRQSEESQLGHYATAIRAALNQTGLKKKDIHGLSITTQASPDTAPHVAEQLGFELDWVLNADYGGAGGVGAVRRAADAIECGHLDVALLVGGNSFDRSVSHQRPLEYQRGNFVDVYGYGGPNSLMALIQRLHMENFGTTLEQIGKIAVAQRFNAMNNPQALFRAPMTIQDYLLSRMISDPIRLFDCVMPCSGAECLILASEEKAKQISDKLVYLVTDAEKVHYQVANMLPEKTTFGMKLVGEKIFSEVKREDIDLFEIYDDYPIAVMIQLEDFGYCKKGDGGKFVDAHDLTYNGDFPLNTGGGELSVGQAGLAGGFLHVVEALRQLRGEADGHQVKKAERALVTGIGWLNYGRNLGTTAALVMERRK, from the coding sequence ATGAGACGTAAGAAAGTTTGTTTTGTCGGTTACGGTTCGACGGAGTATTCGCGCCAGTCGGAGGAATCGCAGCTCGGCCACTACGCGACGGCGATTCGCGCGGCGCTCAATCAGACGGGGCTCAAGAAGAAAGACATTCACGGTCTGTCGATTACGACTCAAGCGAGTCCGGATACCGCGCCGCACGTGGCGGAGCAGTTAGGCTTCGAGCTCGATTGGGTTTTGAACGCCGACTACGGCGGCGCCGGCGGCGTCGGCGCGGTGCGCCGGGCGGCGGATGCCATCGAGTGCGGCCATCTCGATGTCGCGCTGTTGGTCGGCGGTAACTCTTTCGACCGCAGCGTCTCGCACCAGCGGCCGTTGGAATATCAGCGCGGCAACTTCGTCGATGTCTACGGTTACGGCGGGCCGAATTCTTTGATGGCGCTGATCCAGCGCCTGCACATGGAAAACTTCGGTACGACATTAGAACAAATCGGCAAGATCGCCGTGGCCCAGCGCTTCAATGCGATGAACAATCCCCAGGCGCTGTTTCGCGCGCCGATGACGATCCAAGATTATCTGCTGTCGCGCATGATCTCCGATCCGATCCGCCTGTTCGACTGCGTCATGCCCTGTTCCGGCGCCGAGTGTTTGATTCTCGCGTCCGAAGAAAAGGCCAAACAGATTTCCGACAAGCTAGTTTACTTAGTCACCGACGCCGAGAAGGTTCACTATCAGGTCGCCAACATGCTGCCGGAGAAAACCACCTTCGGCATGAAACTCGTCGGCGAGAAGATTTTCTCGGAAGTGAAACGCGAGGATATCGATCTGTTCGAGATTTACGACGACTATCCGATCGCCGTGATGATTCAGCTCGAAGACTTCGGCTACTGCAAGAAGGGCGACGGCGGCAAGTTCGTCGATGCCCATGATTTGACCTACAACGGCGATTTCCCGCTCAACACCGGCGGCGGCGAGTTGTCGGTGGGCCAGGCCGGACTGGCCGGCGGATTTCTCCACGTCGTCGAAGCGCTGCGGCAATTGCGCGGCGAAGCGGACGGGCATCAAGTGAAGAAAGCCGAGCGCGCGCTGGTCACCGGCATCGGCTGGCTCAACTACGGGCGCAACCTCGGCACAACGGCTGCGTTGGTTATGGAAAGGAGAAAGTAA
- a CDS encoding DUF2235 domain-containing protein, with product MSKQIIFCADGTWNGPDKDDDGDKQPDVTNVYKLFLALTGSLSVDTIRDADEQEKVLSDGARPTQVAKYIHGVGDSRNPLVKLMGGAFGSGIITRIVRGYTFISRNYEAGDGIVITGFSRGAYTARALAGLIVSQGLLAKPLTQDKTAAYRLGARVWYRYRQQSNAPQKPTFLARLAEAAADLPGFLSRDEVDASQLIAVDKLKSVAVWDTVGAMGLPLYMNDKRIDAFKFTNTSLSTKVENGFHAVALDEQRGDFMPTLWDPAANVKQVAFASAHADVGGGYTTNNHESELSDIALEWMVGQLESVGVKFNRPIFTRFSPNPEGTAHKPWTHPPFNAGKAEPRKFARTGVTEHPSIATRMKAAAVVHEPKEAPAPYRPTNRP from the coding sequence ATGTCTAAGCAAATTATTTTTTGCGCTGACGGCACATGGAATGGTCCGGATAAGGACGACGACGGTGACAAGCAGCCGGATGTGACCAACGTCTATAAACTATTTTTAGCCCTTACCGGTTCGCTGAGCGTGGATACGATCCGGGATGCCGACGAGCAGGAAAAGGTTTTGAGTGATGGCGCGCGGCCGACTCAGGTGGCGAAGTACATTCATGGCGTCGGCGACTCGCGCAATCCGCTCGTCAAGCTCATGGGCGGCGCCTTCGGTTCTGGGATCATCACGCGCATCGTGCGCGGCTATACATTTATCTCGCGCAACTACGAGGCGGGCGATGGGATCGTGATCACCGGCTTTAGCCGCGGCGCCTATACCGCGCGCGCCTTGGCCGGCTTGATCGTATCTCAGGGATTGCTCGCCAAACCGCTGACTCAAGACAAAACCGCAGCGTACCGCTTGGGCGCGCGGGTTTGGTATCGCTATCGTCAACAATCGAACGCGCCGCAGAAGCCGACCTTTCTCGCCAGGCTGGCGGAAGCCGCGGCCGATTTGCCGGGCTTCTTATCGAGAGATGAGGTCGATGCCAGTCAACTCATCGCGGTGGACAAGCTCAAGTCGGTAGCGGTGTGGGATACCGTCGGCGCCATGGGACTGCCGCTGTACATGAACGACAAGCGCATCGACGCCTTCAAGTTTACCAACACGAGTTTGAGCACAAAAGTTGAAAACGGTTTTCACGCGGTCGCGCTGGACGAGCAGCGCGGCGATTTTATGCCGACGCTCTGGGACCCGGCCGCGAATGTGAAGCAGGTCGCTTTTGCCAGCGCCCACGCGGATGTCGGCGGCGGCTACACGACCAATAATCACGAGAGTGAATTGTCGGACATCGCGTTGGAGTGGATGGTCGGCCAGCTCGAAAGCGTCGGCGTGAAGTTCAACCGGCCAATTTTTACGCGGTTCAGCCCCAACCCGGAGGGCACCGCGCATAAGCCGTGGACGCATCCGCCCTTCAACGCCGGCAAAGCCGAGCCGCGCAAGTTCGCTCGCACCGGCGTAACTGAACATCCGTCGATCGCGACGCGGATGAAAGCCGCAGCGGTAGTGCACGAGCCCAAGGAAGCGCCGGCGCCGTATCGGCCGACCAATCGGCCGTGA
- a CDS encoding ABC transporter substrate-binding protein — MHKKITRLALCALLFAYSFPVQAQQPPKIPRIGFVSSGSGDPKFREASVEAFRQGLLERGYVEGKNIQIEYRYAEGDLDRVPRLIAELVQLKVDVLVPGPFAGVLAAKEATTTIPIVMVSSVDPVASGIVKSLARPGGNITGFSTLSRELSGKRLELLKEAVPGMSRVAVLWDVNAPGPAVAIKELKAVGPALKIQLQSLEVRGPDPDLDGAFRAAVKGKANALFVSQNPLLSRYRKRIADLAIKNRLPSMCEGTQWVEDGCLMTYGTNTSDQYRRAAYYVDRILKGTKPADLPVEQPMKFEFVINKKTADQIGLTIPQWPLMKADRMIR; from the coding sequence ATGCACAAAAAAATCACTAGACTGGCGCTATGCGCTCTACTGTTCGCTTATAGCTTTCCAGTTCAGGCGCAGCAGCCGCCGAAGATCCCGCGGATAGGATTTGTGTCATCAGGGAGCGGCGATCCAAAATTTCGCGAGGCTTCTGTGGAGGCATTCCGGCAAGGACTGCTAGAGCGCGGTTATGTTGAGGGGAAAAACATCCAGATCGAGTACCGCTACGCTGAAGGAGATCTTGACCGGGTGCCGCGCCTGATCGCTGAACTGGTGCAACTCAAGGTCGACGTCTTGGTCCCCGGACCCTTTGCAGGAGTCCTCGCGGCTAAGGAGGCGACAACGACGATTCCCATTGTCATGGTGAGCAGTGTAGATCCGGTTGCGTCAGGAATAGTTAAGAGCTTGGCACGCCCTGGCGGAAATATCACCGGGTTCTCTACGCTCAGCCGGGAGTTGAGCGGCAAGCGGCTGGAATTGCTAAAGGAGGCGGTTCCCGGGATGTCGCGCGTCGCCGTTCTTTGGGACGTGAACGCACCGGGGCCGGCGGTTGCTATTAAAGAGCTCAAAGCTGTGGGGCCGGCGCTAAAGATTCAGTTGCAATCGTTGGAGGTGCGCGGTCCGGACCCTGATCTTGACGGAGCGTTTCGAGCGGCGGTGAAAGGGAAGGCCAACGCGCTTTTCGTGAGCCAGAATCCACTGCTCAGTCGTTATCGAAAGAGGATTGCGGATTTAGCCATTAAGAATCGACTGCCGTCGATGTGCGAGGGAACTCAGTGGGTGGAGGATGGTTGTCTGATGACCTATGGAACGAACACGTCTGATCAGTACCGGCGCGCGGCATATTACGTCGACAGAATTCTTAAAGGCACCAAGCCCGCTGACCTTCCCGTCGAACAGCCGATGAAGTTTGAGTTCGTGATCAATAAGAAAACCGCCGATCAGATCGGCCTGACGATCCCGCAGTGGCCGCTGATGAAGGCGGATCGGATGATCAGATGA
- a CDS encoding ABC transporter substrate-binding protein: MTSTGALAIKFILLIFVSILNGALAAHANPYLAKPGEAVARVRIGTCAVTGGFMHLYTALDHRLFDKYGVHAEHIFVRGGSVAMAALAADEISFLYCNADANIGRIGSGIDGKLVAAPLVGLPYVVLARKDIKRPADLKGKSIGVTRPGDFTYKLGKEFLKKFNLSDKDVTLNPVGGTPAERYTALAQDIFQATVIQPPLDARGKKDGFNVIYNLNDLGFPFIYSSLFTNARTLKDRPAVVQKVVAALAESVYFVEKNPDAAMAAVGKILRIDDRDTLRSAYEAYAKTLINRRMIVPAKMVADTLDVAREDGLTIRRKPAEIFDNRFVEHLDQSGFMKELWGGPMPEERKRF; the protein is encoded by the coding sequence ATGACTTCAACAGGAGCACTCGCGATCAAGTTCATTCTGCTTATCTTCGTTTCCATTCTTAATGGCGCGTTAGCGGCCCACGCCAATCCTTATCTCGCCAAACCTGGCGAGGCGGTGGCGCGGGTGCGCATCGGCACCTGCGCGGTGACCGGCGGGTTCATGCATCTTTACACCGCGCTCGATCACCGGCTTTTCGATAAATATGGCGTGCACGCCGAACATATCTTCGTGCGCGGCGGCAGTGTGGCGATGGCGGCGTTGGCAGCGGACGAGATCAGTTTTCTTTACTGCAACGCCGACGCCAACATCGGCCGTATCGGCAGCGGCATCGACGGCAAGTTGGTCGCCGCGCCGCTGGTCGGACTGCCGTACGTGGTCTTGGCGCGCAAGGACATCAAGCGGCCGGCGGATTTGAAGGGCAAGAGCATTGGCGTGACACGGCCCGGCGACTTCACTTACAAGCTTGGCAAAGAGTTCTTGAAAAAATTCAATTTGTCGGACAAAGACGTGACGTTGAATCCGGTGGGCGGCACGCCGGCGGAGCGCTACACGGCGCTGGCGCAGGATATTTTTCAGGCGACGGTGATTCAGCCGCCGCTCGATGCGCGCGGTAAGAAGGACGGCTTCAACGTCATTTATAATTTGAACGATCTCGGCTTCCCGTTCATTTACAGTTCGCTGTTTACCAATGCGCGAACGTTGAAGGATCGTCCTGCGGTGGTGCAGAAAGTCGTGGCAGCGCTGGCCGAGTCGGTGTACTTTGTCGAAAAAAATCCTGACGCGGCAATGGCCGCGGTCGGCAAAATTCTCCGTATCGACGATCGCGATACGTTGCGTTCCGCTTACGAGGCTTACGCCAAGACTCTCATCAACCGGCGCATGATCGTGCCGGCGAAGATGGTCGCCGATACTTTAGATGTCGCGCGCGAAGACGGCCTGACGATCCGCCGCAAGCCCGCCGAGATTTTCGACAACAGGTTTGTCGAACATCTCGATCAGAGCGGCTTCATGAAAGAGCTGTGGGGCGGTCCGATGCCGGAGGAGAGAAAGCGTTTTTGA
- a CDS encoding acyl-CoA dehydrogenase, which translates to MNFSVSAEEESLSWRVREFVAEALLPLEPEFAHAPDIFEGSRWKSRVKSSADAEIQRYLKIMEDLEKRAEEAGLWHLDVPKAYGGMEVSNVAMIAVTEELEKSAIPFEFGNHVSNILFNCQGEQIDKYLWPCIRGEKTSAFGLSEPASGADPSMMQTTATPDGDYFEINGTKMFPTFADVADFVQLFARLPGTKGREGVTCFLIDTGTPGYRVVRSIATIAGTEPCELVFEDCRVPKS; encoded by the coding sequence ATGAATTTTAGTGTGTCCGCTGAAGAAGAAAGTCTTAGCTGGCGAGTCCGCGAATTCGTCGCTGAAGCGCTCTTGCCGCTGGAGCCGGAGTTCGCCCACGCGCCGGATATTTTCGAAGGCAGCCGCTGGAAGAGCCGGGTGAAGTCGAGTGCTGACGCGGAGATTCAGCGTTACCTGAAGATCATGGAAGATTTGGAAAAGCGCGCCGAGGAAGCCGGTCTGTGGCATCTCGACGTGCCCAAGGCCTACGGCGGCATGGAAGTCAGCAACGTGGCGATGATCGCGGTGACTGAAGAATTGGAGAAGTCGGCAATTCCCTTCGAGTTCGGCAACCATGTGTCGAACATTTTGTTTAATTGCCAGGGCGAGCAGATCGACAAATATCTTTGGCCCTGTATCCGCGGCGAGAAGACTTCGGCGTTCGGCTTGAGCGAACCGGCTTCCGGCGCCGATCCCTCGATGATGCAGACCACGGCGACGCCGGACGGCGATTATTTCGAGATCAACGGCACGAAAATGTTTCCGACCTTCGCCGATGTCGCCGACTTCGTGCAACTCTTCGCCCGCTTGCCGGGCACAAAGGGGCGCGAGGGCGTGACTTGTTTTCTGATCGACACCGGCACGCCGGGCTATCGCGTCGTGCGCAGCATCGCGACTATCGCCGGCACCGAGCCCTGTGAGTTGGTCTTCGAAGACTGCCGCGTGCCCAAATCGTAG
- a CDS encoding stage II sporulation protein M, whose protein sequence is MMSLSEIRAYLTRLRPYLIASVVFFGVGFAIALMIVNRFPQMAESFETSLASFVKNFRGLPKFGLFAAIFINNTLKTLLAILLGTVFAVLPTFFLIVNGMALGVVMSLSTQSRGLWQSLLSVLPHGVIELSAVFLGTASGIMLGVSVLGKLFRKRPMKFTAELSQSFKFFYNVIVPLLFVAALVEAYVTAELATR, encoded by the coding sequence ATGATGTCGCTTAGCGAAATTCGCGCCTATTTAACTCGGCTCCGCCCTTACCTGATCGCCAGTGTGGTGTTCTTCGGCGTCGGTTTCGCGATCGCCTTGATGATCGTCAACCGTTTTCCGCAAATGGCGGAAAGCTTCGAAACCTCCCTCGCCAGCTTCGTAAAGAACTTTCGCGGCCTGCCCAAGTTCGGCCTGTTCGCCGCGATCTTCATCAACAACACTCTCAAAACCTTGCTGGCGATATTGCTCGGCACTGTGTTCGCCGTGCTGCCGACTTTTTTTCTGATCGTCAACGGTATGGCCCTCGGCGTCGTCATGAGTCTATCGACGCAGTCGCGCGGCCTGTGGCAGTCCTTATTGAGCGTCTTGCCCCACGGCGTGATCGAGCTCAGCGCGGTTTTTCTCGGCACCGCCAGCGGCATCATGCTCGGCGTATCGGTGCTCGGCAAACTCTTCCGCAAGCGCCCAATGAAATTCACCGCTGAATTGAGTCAATCCTTCAAATTCTTTTACAATGTTATCGTGCCGCTCTTATTCGTCGCCGCGCTCGTCGAAGCCTACGTGACCGCCGAACTGGCAACCCGCTAG
- a CDS encoding enoyl-CoA hydratase/isomerase family protein — MVSEYLPQRGEGAKTYLRFDRSVESAKQRMKGRNNMAFETILFEVRNQIAWVTMNRPESMNAINRLMARELVDACQQIEDDANIRVAIFTGAGERAFSAGMDLKERAETWFSPIERRNQKLSQTIHTQSRAIGAMTKPTIAAIRGYCVGGGLEMALACDLRVAADDAKIGLAEVRRGLIPGAGGTQRLPRAVGVAKALEICLTGDNVSGADAERLGLVNKAVPVAEVNKTAEDLANRILKGAPMSVAFIKEAIKKGIELSLEEGLRLEADLSAMVATTEDSKEGPRAFAEKRAAVWKGK, encoded by the coding sequence ATGGTTTCGGAGTATCTCCCGCAAAGGGGCGAAGGCGCAAAGACATATCTCAGATTCGACCGATCCGTCGAATCAGCTAAGCAAAGAATGAAAGGTAGAAACAATATGGCTTTTGAAACGATTCTCTTTGAAGTGCGCAATCAGATCGCCTGGGTGACCATGAATCGGCCCGAATCGATGAACGCGATCAATCGGCTGATGGCGCGCGAATTAGTCGACGCCTGCCAGCAGATCGAAGACGACGCGAATATTCGCGTGGCGATTTTTACCGGCGCGGGCGAGCGGGCGTTTTCCGCCGGGATGGATTTGAAAGAGCGGGCCGAGACTTGGTTCTCGCCGATCGAACGGCGCAATCAAAAATTGTCGCAGACGATTCACACGCAGTCGCGCGCCATCGGCGCCATGACCAAGCCGACTATCGCGGCGATCCGCGGTTACTGCGTCGGCGGCGGTCTGGAGATGGCGCTGGCGTGCGATTTGCGCGTCGCCGCCGACGACGCCAAGATCGGCCTCGCCGAAGTGCGCCGCGGTTTGATCCCCGGCGCCGGCGGCACGCAAAGGTTGCCGCGCGCCGTCGGCGTGGCGAAGGCGTTGGAAATTTGCCTCACCGGCGACAACGTTAGCGGCGCGGATGCGGAGCGATTGGGGTTGGTCAATAAAGCCGTGCCCGTGGCCGAAGTGAATAAAACGGCCGAAGATTTAGCGAATCGAATTCTCAAAGGCGCACCGATGTCGGTGGCCTTCATCAAAGAAGCGATCAAGAAGGGCATCGAGTTGTCGCTCGAAGAAGGATTGCGCTTGGAAGCCGATCTCTCGGCGATGGTGGCGACCACCGAAGATAGCAAAGAAGGCCCGCGCGCGTTTGCCGAAAAACGCGCGGCAGTGTGGAAGGGGAAATAG
- a CDS encoding endonuclease domain-containing protein, with protein sequence MLPYPNHQKTHARKLRREITDAEKKLWACLRDRQLCGAKFRRQHPIGSYIADFCCVESCLVIELDGGQCAEQAAADDARTKFIESRGYRVLRFWNNDVLTNLAGVVERIVEVLKSPHPCPLPKGEGGKKALIVSSVRLVKERQ encoded by the coding sequence ATGCTACCCTATCCAAATCATCAAAAGACTCACGCCCGTAAGCTGCGAAGAGAAATAACCGATGCGGAGAAAAAACTTTGGGCATGCCTTCGCGATCGCCAACTCTGTGGCGCCAAATTTCGTCGTCAGCATCCGATAGGATCGTACATTGCCGATTTCTGCTGCGTGGAGAGTTGCTTGGTGATCGAGCTTGATGGTGGTCAGTGCGCGGAGCAAGCCGCGGCGGATGACGCTCGGACGAAATTTATTGAATCGCGGGGATATCGCGTGCTGCGCTTTTGGAACAATGACGTTTTGACGAATCTTGCAGGGGTGGTGGAGCGGATCGTTGAAGTGCTGAAGAGCCCTCACCCTTGCCCTCTCCCGAAGGGCGAGGGTGGGAAGAAGGCATTGATTGTGAGTTCGGTAAGGCTAGTGAAGGAGCGGCAATGA
- a CDS encoding acyl-CoA dehydrogenase → MDLRLTEEEQLIKKTAAEFVDRELLAREGAFLKQSEPFLPAGAPVRRELDGATRAELIQKARSIGLWCLELPETFGGAPMSAVMRVLIEREFGRTVLPFAPVTIPEFMFETKYGQQLADGTLTLAFAFDEAHKTGNLTQLKNLYRQEVEGAILQDARGDLFDCHADLFLFPAREPGTQRLGLFVIERDTSGLTIADEVDLTTDATVARLSLHLCRVPNEQLLGYEYEAGAIIAAEQLTIAARSLGIAMRCLAASLEHARNRVTFGRRLAERQAIQWMLADLAIELRTSTWLTLEAAWRADHGETYFDEAALAKKRAAKMAFQAADTAIQIHGGYGVCKEFPFEGFYREARMMRLLYGREEEMNRAAGEKFVRQ, encoded by the coding sequence ATGGATCTACGACTCACCGAAGAAGAACAGCTGATCAAGAAAACCGCGGCGGAGTTCGTCGACCGGGAACTGCTCGCGCGCGAGGGCGCGTTCTTAAAACAAAGCGAACCGTTTCTGCCGGCGGGGGCGCCGGTGCGGCGTGAGCTTGACGGCGCAACCCGCGCCGAGTTGATTCAGAAAGCTCGATCCATTGGCTTATGGTGCTTGGAGTTGCCGGAAACTTTCGGCGGCGCGCCGATGAGCGCGGTCATGCGTGTGTTGATCGAGCGCGAATTTGGCCGCACGGTGTTGCCCTTTGCGCCGGTGACGATTCCCGAATTCATGTTCGAAACCAAATACGGCCAGCAGCTTGCCGACGGCACCCTGACGCTCGCTTTCGCCTTCGACGAAGCGCACAAAACCGGCAATCTCACCCAGCTCAAAAATCTTTATCGTCAAGAGGTCGAAGGCGCGATCTTGCAAGATGCGCGCGGCGATCTGTTCGATTGCCACGCCGATTTATTTTTGTTTCCCGCCCGGGAGCCTGGCACGCAACGGCTGGGCTTGTTCGTCATCGAGCGCGACACCAGCGGTTTGACCATCGCCGATGAAGTCGACTTGACCACCGATGCCACAGTGGCTCGCTTGTCGCTCCATCTTTGCCGCGTGCCCAACGAACAACTGCTCGGCTACGAATACGAAGCCGGCGCGATCATCGCCGCCGAGCAATTGACAATCGCCGCGCGCTCGTTGGGCATCGCCATGCGCTGCCTAGCGGCATCCCTTGAACATGCGCGTAACCGCGTCACCTTCGGCCGGCGCTTGGCCGAGCGCCAAGCAATTCAATGGATGCTCGCCGATCTGGCCATCGAACTGCGCACTTCAACCTGGCTGACGCTCGAAGCGGCGTGGCGCGCCGATCACGGTGAGACCTATTTCGACGAAGCGGCGTTGGCCAAGAAGCGCGCCGCCAAGATGGCCTTCCAAGCCGCCGACACGGCGATTCAAATCCACGGCGGTTACGGCGTCTGCAAAGAATTTCCCTTCGAGGGTTTCTATCGCGAAGCGCGCATGATGCGCTTGCTGTATGGACGGGAAGAGGAAATGAATCGGGCGGCGGGGGAGAAATTCGTGAGGCAATAG
- a CDS encoding Zn-ribbon domain-containing OB-fold protein produces the protein MAEARAPQKSLPKINPVDRPFWEGAAKNKFLLQKCNSCGKVQFFPRVACVDCFGEVSWIEAKGTGKIHTFTLVRVPRNPAFKDEVPIFYINVILDEGVIIESRLLGDNKEKVKIGDRVKVRYEQTHNPEIKLPCFELAG, from the coding sequence ATGGCTGAAGCAAGAGCACCGCAAAAAAGTTTACCCAAGATCAATCCCGTCGACAGACCTTTCTGGGAAGGCGCGGCAAAAAATAAATTCCTGCTGCAGAAATGTAACAGCTGCGGCAAGGTGCAGTTCTTTCCGCGCGTGGCCTGCGTCGATTGCTTCGGCGAAGTCAGTTGGATCGAAGCGAAGGGCACCGGCAAGATTCACACCTTCACGCTGGTGCGCGTGCCGCGCAATCCGGCGTTCAAAGATGAGGTGCCGATTTTCTACATCAATGTGATTCTCGACGAGGGCGTGATCATCGAGAGCCGCCTGCTTGGCGACAATAAAGAGAAGGTCAAGATCGGCGACCGCGTCAAAGTCCGCTACGAGCAGACGCATAATCCGGAGATCAAGCTGCCGTGTTTTGAGTTGGCGGGGTGA
- a CDS encoding ABC transporter substrate-binding protein: MKRFLLLSIGFLLSAIFVHSPDADAQSKPIREITVSYPIGGSTSFFWVAHKSGSFEKNGLRLRAVHIGGSVAAIQSLLARELFIQMEGGPAGVRAWARGAKEMTFIGAVGNKLDYLLVSIPSIKRPEDLKGKRIGVSAIGASSDFIARHAVKQLGLNPEKDVSIIAAGAMGNRWAAITGGNLEATVVQPPFTLLARKAGMTVHVDLSKQAFEYPISAVLTTRSFIKSDNETVMNYMRGLADGMDFYRDEANKEKIYQYLGEYYRSKARDELEETRRVYTQMTPGLPLISAKSIENLIVNDKDLAPLGLKPSEMLDLSFLERLAQERKAK, from the coding sequence ATGAAGAGATTTTTATTACTCTCGATTGGTTTTCTTCTCTCGGCAATCTTCGTTCACTCACCGGACGCGGATGCTCAATCTAAACCCATCCGCGAAATCACGGTTTCCTATCCCATCGGCGGATCGACGAGTTTTTTCTGGGTGGCGCATAAGTCTGGGTCGTTCGAGAAGAATGGACTGCGTCTACGCGCGGTGCATATCGGCGGCAGCGTGGCGGCGATACAGTCGTTGTTGGCGCGCGAGTTGTTCATTCAGATGGAAGGCGGACCGGCGGGCGTGCGCGCTTGGGCGCGCGGCGCGAAGGAGATGACGTTTATCGGCGCGGTGGGCAACAAGCTCGACTATCTTTTGGTGTCGATTCCGTCGATCAAGCGGCCGGAAGATTTGAAAGGCAAGCGCATCGGCGTTAGCGCCATCGGCGCCAGTTCGGATTTCATCGCGCGCCACGCGGTGAAACAGTTGGGACTTAATCCTGAAAAAGACGTGTCGATCATCGCCGCCGGCGCCATGGGCAACCGTTGGGCGGCGATCACCGGCGGCAATCTTGAAGCCACCGTAGTCCAGCCGCCGTTCACGCTATTGGCACGCAAGGCGGGCATGACCGTGCACGTCGATTTGTCCAAGCAAGCGTTTGAATACCCGATCTCGGCGGTGCTGACGACGCGGTCTTTTATCAAGTCGGACAACGAGACGGTGATGAACTACATGCGCGGACTGGCCGACGGCATGGATTTTTATCGCGACGAGGCGAACAAGGAAAAAATCTATCAATACTTGGGCGAATACTATCGCTCGAAAGCGCGCGATGAATTGGAAGAGACGCGCCGGGTTTACACTCAAATGACGCCGGGCTTGCCGCTGATTTCGGCCAAGTCGATTGAGAACTTGATTGTGAACGACAAGGATCTGGCGCCGCTGGGTCTAAAGCCGAGCGAGATGTTAGACCTGTCGTTTCTCGAACGGCTGGCGCAGGAGCGAAAAGCGAAATGA